The Agrobacterium vitis region TTAAGGAATTATGAAGCAGTCATCAGGTGAACAATGTCCTGCCGTTGCTTCAGCGTTGCCGCCAGATTTTCGCGCACCCTGGCGACGATGGCAGCCGGTGCTGTTTCCGGCGTTCCCGCCTGAAAGGGGGGAGCGGGCGCATATTCCAGAGCCAGCTGAACCGTTTGGGCCACATCCTCGCCGATCAGGGCCGCAAGAACGGTCAGGCCAAAATCAATCCCGGCCGTGACCCCGCCTGCCGTTATAACATTGCCATCGGTGATGATCCGGCCCTGCGTCGGAATTGCTCCCAATGGAGCCAGCAGGTGTTTTGACGCCCAATGACTGGTGGCTTTCTTACCTTTCAGCAACCCCGCCGCCGCCAGCACGAGCGATCCCGTGCAAACAGAGGTGACAAAGGCTGCATCTGGGGCTTTTTCCCGAAGGAATGTCAGCACATCCTCATCTTCCATCAAGGCATCAATGCCTTTCCCGCCCGGCACGCAAATGACATCCAATGGTGGGCAATGGGCGAAAGTCACTGTTGGCGACAATGGTAAACCCGTTGCAGACATGATCTGCGCCAGGTCTTTCCAGATCAGATGCACGACAACATCCGGCGCAGAGGCAAACACCTCAAATGGACCCGTCAGATCCAGTTGCTGAACATTCGGAAAGACGAGAATTCCGACATGAAAGGTCACTTTTCACTCCTTGTGGAAAGCCGCCCACACGGGCATGGGCAGGGTGAACGCAGCGCATTTTCGGCTTTGACACAAACGCGCTCGTGAAGGGTCAACACCGCGAGAGTGTCGCTCGAGGATTGACAGAGACACCCTAGCTGAAAGACACTTGGCAAAATTGCCAACAATCACTCGAATTCTGCCAATCCATGCGTATCATCGAAATCCTCGGCTTCGAGAATGCCCAGTTGCTCGACATCACTGGCCCGTTTCAGGTGTTCGCCACCGCCAATGACGAATTGCGCCTGTTGGGAAAGCCTCCTGCCTATCAGCTCCGCCTGGTTGCAAAGACCGGGCAAGTGATCACCCATTCGGGCCTTGCCATTGCCAGCCAGGAACTTGCGAAGGCAAATCAAGCAATCAACACGCTGATGATTGCCGGTGGTCGGGGCGTTAATTCCGCCTGCTGTGATGAGGACATTCTGGACTGGATTCGCGCCAAGGCCGCCCATGCCCGCCGTGTTTGCTCGGTCTGTAGTGGTGCGTTTTTGCTGGCTGAGGTTGGCTTGCTGGACGGGCGTAAAGCCGTCACCCATTGGAACCGCTGTGCGGAGTTTTCCGAACGCTTTCCGCAGGTCAAACTCGACCCGGACCCGATCTTTCTTCAGGATGGCCATATCTGGACATCCGCCGGCGTCACTGCGGGAATTGATCTGGCGCTGGCTCTGGTGGAGGCCGATCTTGGCCGAAACCTTGCTCTTGCTGTTGCACGCGAATTGGTGGTCTTTCTTAAGCGACCCGGCGGACAGTCGCAGTTCAGCACCATGCTGGCTTTACAGCAAGGGAGCGACCGGTTTGACGCTTTGCACAGCTGGATTCTGGATAATCTGCGTCGTGATCTGTCGGTGGAAACGCTCGCCAACCATGTTCATATGAGCACGCGCAGCTTTTGTCGCCATTACCTCAAATCCACCGGACGAACGCCAGCGCGGGCCGTGGAAGAAATAAGGGTGGAAGCAGCAAGACGTCTGCTGGAACAGGG contains the following coding sequences:
- a CDS encoding DJ-1/PfpI family protein; the encoded protein is MTFHVGILVFPNVQQLDLTGPFEVFASAPDVVVHLIWKDLAQIMSATGLPLSPTVTFAHCPPLDVICVPGGKGIDALMEDEDVLTFLREKAPDAAFVTSVCTGSLVLAAAGLLKGKKATSHWASKHLLAPLGAIPTQGRIITDGNVITAGGVTAGIDFGLTVLAALIGEDVAQTVQLALEYAPAPPFQAGTPETAPAAIVARVRENLAATLKQRQDIVHLMTAS
- a CDS encoding GlxA family transcriptional regulator → MRIIEILGFENAQLLDITGPFQVFATANDELRLLGKPPAYQLRLVAKTGQVITHSGLAIASQELAKANQAINTLMIAGGRGVNSACCDEDILDWIRAKAAHARRVCSVCSGAFLLAEVGLLDGRKAVTHWNRCAEFSERFPQVKLDPDPIFLQDGHIWTSAGVTAGIDLALALVEADLGRNLALAVARELVVFLKRPGGQSQFSTMLALQQGSDRFDALHSWILDNLRRDLSVETLANHVHMSTRSFCRHYLKSTGRTPARAVEEIRVEAARRLLEQGVSVAQTRLRCGFGADETMRRSFLRMLSTTPQAYRERF